A window of the Polaribacter sp. HaHaR_3_91 genome harbors these coding sequences:
- a CDS encoding TonB-dependent receptor: protein MSKHNIIKKLSTCFFLLASLFAFSQQKVTGTVTGGVSEGLLPGVSIQEKGTTNGTSTDFDGNYSLTVSNGDATLVFSYLGFAALEVKVDNRNNINVNLVEDASALDEIIVVGYGTSKKSHLTGSISKIGGEDLASVQVARVDEALTGKLSGVLIQNQSGEPGSDPKIQIRTGSSLSSNSDPLIVVDGFPISGNLATVNPNDIESMEVLKDAASAAIYGSLGANGVILITTKKGKTGKLNFSYNAYTSVSRKYVKDIDMLKTSGEWAKELQTDAYDLTQTDAGLLDYRLWAYENAPDVVSIEDWLFQDGSTTSHDFSVSGGSENIKAFASVGYLNTEGIVKGQGYERFNGRMNIDANLNDKFKAGLSMNGFYGNQDIVPWEMRDLLRAYSISPIYHTQSSIDFVQELDTRRQALADSGFTGNNIGRSFDQDYRGIGLDATSIYDLQPGDVAHDWQYGRNQNGIGGTGDAGVAAKFDNSERTKKTFYGNVSSYLQYEITDGLNIKTIFGADVQDVQLYYYRGILSDGQQRSNQTALDISDIKKSTILSTTTLDYATVIADKHDLSAVVGVELVSTKFKGLESYGSNVPISLPLNYSLFNAEDVVSNRIDEVQARRGIFGRVAYAYDDKYLVSASVRRDGDSRFGANEKYAVFPAVSLGWNVHKEDFLQDNETLSTLKLRFSMGSLGTSSDLDSYSSLSVLGTSSTAFGTGFLIPDEVANADLTWQTNKETNYGVDTGFLDNRLKFSVDYYTSDVNNMLIQQSVSEVLGTDQVRLNRGDITSSGLELELNARIIQNDEFTWSMGANLSTVNSEITSLGAVDELPRQIYGGPSGRGVEFRNYVGGELGEMWGYESAGQVESIYIEDPTRSIGYTSGVQYVVDQNNDGQITYEDDYVKLGSATPDFYWGVSSNMNYKEFDLSFQLQGSQGAELYNIDPIYWQSQFRDATNTAFDANSDGIADNNGKHYLQTRDVHGALIQDASYIALRNLTIGYTLNSDFTSKMGIGSLRLYLAGTNLLYIMGNDYTSFNPEGIETENSNYGGPTTYGYQEGASPIVRSFTFGLNVNF, encoded by the coding sequence ATGTCGAAACACAACATTATTAAAAAATTAAGTACATGCTTCTTTTTGTTAGCATCGCTTTTTGCTTTTTCTCAGCAGAAAGTAACAGGTACTGTAACAGGAGGTGTAAGTGAAGGCTTGCTACCTGGGGTTAGTATTCAAGAGAAAGGAACAACAAATGGTACTTCAACAGATTTTGATGGAAACTATTCTTTAACAGTTTCTAATGGAGATGCTACTTTAGTTTTTAGCTATTTAGGTTTTGCAGCGCTAGAAGTAAAAGTAGACAATAGAAATAATATCAATGTAAATTTAGTAGAAGATGCTAGTGCACTTGATGAGATTATTGTGGTAGGTTATGGTACTAGTAAAAAATCTCACCTTACAGGTTCAATTTCTAAAATAGGTGGAGAAGACCTTGCATCTGTTCAAGTTGCGCGTGTAGATGAGGCCTTAACAGGTAAGTTATCTGGTGTTTTAATTCAAAACCAAAGTGGAGAGCCAGGTTCAGATCCAAAAATTCAAATTAGAACAGGATCATCTCTTTCAAGTAATTCAGATCCATTAATTGTTGTAGATGGATTTCCTATTTCTGGAAATTTAGCAACAGTTAATCCAAATGATATTGAGAGCATGGAAGTATTAAAAGATGCTGCTTCTGCTGCCATTTATGGTTCTTTGGGTGCAAATGGTGTAATTTTAATTACTACTAAAAAAGGAAAGACAGGGAAATTAAATTTCAGTTATAATGCCTATACAAGTGTTTCTAGAAAATATGTGAAAGACATTGATATGCTTAAAACTTCTGGAGAGTGGGCAAAAGAATTGCAGACAGATGCTTATGATCTTACACAAACAGATGCTGGATTATTAGATTATAGATTATGGGCTTATGAGAATGCACCAGATGTTGTTAGTATAGAAGATTGGCTTTTCCAAGATGGTTCTACAACTAGTCACGATTTTAGCGTGAGTGGTGGATCAGAAAATATAAAAGCGTTTGCTTCTGTAGGATATTTAAATACTGAAGGTATTGTTAAAGGACAAGGTTATGAAAGATTTAATGGACGTATGAATATTGATGCTAATTTGAATGATAAATTTAAGGCAGGATTAAGTATGAATGGGTTTTATGGTAACCAAGATATTGTGCCTTGGGAAATGAGAGATCTTTTAAGAGCATATAGTATTAGTCCTATTTACCATACGCAATCTTCAATTGATTTTGTTCAAGAATTAGATACTAGAAGACAAGCATTAGCAGACTCTGGTTTTACAGGTAATAATATTGGTCGTTCATTTGACCAAGATTATAGAGGTATAGGTTTAGATGCTACAAGTATTTATGATTTACAGCCAGGTGATGTTGCTCATGATTGGCAATATGGTAGAAATCAGAATGGTATTGGAGGAACAGGTGATGCAGGTGTAGCTGCTAAATTTGATAATTCAGAAAGAACCAAAAAAACATTTTATGGTAATGTAAGTTCTTATTTACAGTATGAAATAACTGATGGGTTAAATATCAAAACCATTTTTGGAGCAGATGTACAAGATGTACAGTTGTATTATTATAGAGGAATATTATCAGATGGTCAACAACGTTCTAATCAGACTGCTTTAGATATTTCAGATATTAAAAAATCTACCATTTTAAGTACAACTACTTTAGATTACGCAACAGTAATAGCTGATAAGCATGATCTTTCTGCTGTAGTTGGAGTTGAACTTGTAAGTACAAAATTTAAAGGTTTAGAATCTTATGGATCAAATGTGCCAATTAGTTTACCTTTAAATTATTCTTTATTTAATGCTGAAGATGTAGTATCTAACAGAATTGATGAAGTGCAAGCAAGAAGAGGTATTTTTGGTAGAGTTGCTTATGCATATGACGATAAATATTTAGTATCTGCATCTGTTAGAAGAGATGGTGATTCTCGTTTTGGAGCTAATGAAAAATATGCAGTATTTCCAGCAGTTTCTTTAGGTTGGAATGTACATAAAGAAGATTTTTTACAAGACAATGAAACATTAAGTACATTAAAACTTAGATTTAGTATGGGATCTTTAGGAACTTCATCTGATTTAGATTCTTACAGTTCATTAAGTGTTTTAGGTACTTCATCAACTGCTTTTGGTACAGGATTTTTAATTCCTGATGAGGTTGCAAATGCTGATTTAACTTGGCAAACAAATAAAGAAACTAATTATGGTGTTGACACAGGATTTTTAGACAATCGTTTAAAATTTAGTGTAGACTATTATACATCAGATGTGAATAACATGTTGATTCAACAAAGTGTTTCTGAAGTTCTTGGTACAGATCAGGTTAGACTTAACCGTGGAGATATTACTAGTTCTGGTTTAGAGTTAGAATTAAATGCTAGAATTATCCAAAATGATGAGTTTACTTGGAGTATGGGAGCGAATTTATCTACTGTTAATTCAGAAATTACAAGTTTAGGAGCTGTAGACGAATTACCTCGTCAAATATATGGAGGTCCTAGTGGTAGAGGTGTTGAGTTTAGAAATTATGTTGGTGGAGAACTTGGTGAAATGTGGGGATATGAAAGCGCAGGTCAAGTAGAATCTATTTATATAGAAGACCCAACAAGATCTATAGGTTATACTAGTGGTGTACAATACGTAGTAGATCAAAATAATGATGGTCAAATAACGTATGAAGATGATTACGTAAAGTTAGGTTCTGCTACTCCAGATTTTTATTGGGGAGTATCAAGTAATATGAATTATAAAGAATTTGATTTATCATTCCAGTTACAAGGATCTCAAGGGGCAGAATTATATAATATAGATCCTATCTATTGGCAATCTCAATTCCGTGATGCAACAAACACTGCTTTTGATGCTAATAGTGACGGTATTGCTGATAATAATGGTAAACATTATTTACAAACTAGAGATGTACATGGTGCATTAATTCAAGATGCCTCATACATCGCACTAAGAAACCTTACTATCGGTTATACTCTTAATTCAGATTTTACAAGTAAAATGGGGATTGGCTCATTGAGATTATATCTTGCAGGTACAAATTTGTTATATATAATGGGTAATGATTATACTTCATTTAATCCTGAAGGGATAGAGACTGAAAATAGTAACTATGGAGGTCCAACAACTTACGGATACCAAGAAGGTGCAAGTCCAATTGTTAGAAGTTTTACTTTTGGATTAAATGTTAATTTTTAA
- a CDS encoding SDR family NAD(P)-dependent oxidoreductase, translated as MSTLNNKVAVITGATGGIGFAVAKRLGKDGYTVILNGIEDEAGAKRVEELTAEGITAEYYGFDVTKEEEVTANINKIGEKFGKIDVLVNNAGGLGGRSRFEEMTTEFYRFVMALNLDSAFFASRAAIPFLKKSDNASIVNYTSNAGWNAGGPGAGIYGTSKAGVHAITRALAKDLAEYGIRVNAVSPGTIDTPFHAQIKATKPEVFASWANSIMLGRLGQPEDVAGVVAFLASKDAAFITAETIQIGGGQALGI; from the coding sequence ATGAGTACATTAAACAACAAGGTTGCTGTAATTACTGGAGCAACAGGAGGAATTGGTTTTGCAGTAGCAAAAAGATTAGGAAAAGATGGTTATACTGTTATATTAAACGGTATAGAAGATGAAGCAGGAGCTAAAAGAGTAGAAGAGTTAACTGCAGAAGGAATTACTGCAGAATACTATGGTTTTGATGTTACTAAAGAAGAAGAAGTAACTGCAAACATCAATAAAATTGGTGAAAAGTTTGGTAAAATTGATGTGTTAGTTAATAACGCAGGTGGTTTAGGTGGTAGATCTAGATTTGAAGAAATGACAACTGAATTTTACAGGTTTGTAATGGCTTTAAACTTAGATTCAGCATTTTTTGCTTCTAGAGCAGCAATCCCTTTTCTTAAGAAAAGTGACAATGCTTCAATCGTTAACTATACTTCTAACGCTGGTTGGAATGCAGGTGGACCAGGAGCAGGAATCTATGGTACTTCTAAAGCTGGTGTTCATGCAATTACAAGAGCGTTAGCAAAAGATTTAGCAGAATATGGTATTAGAGTAAATGCAGTATCTCCTGGTACTATTGATACTCCTTTTCATGCTCAAATTAAAGCTACTAAGCCAGAAGTTTTTGCTTCTTGGGCAAATAGTATTATGTTAGGAAGATTAGGTCAGCCAGAAGATGTGGCAGGTGTAGTTGCTTTCTTAGCTAGTAAAGATGCTGCTTTTATTACTGCAGAAACTATCCAAATTGGTGGTGGTCAAGCATTAGGTATCTAA
- a CDS encoding MFS transporter, whose translation MKVKGLRWWVVALIAIATIINYIDRTSLSVLWPEIAKDLYPGHTADETKAIYALISIIFVFSYAFGQAIFGKIFDWVGTRFGFVLSIGVWSVATALHAFAQGVLSFGIFRAILGVSEAGNWPGATKGNAEWFPTKERALAQGIFNSGAAIGGIISIPLIAFLTVYFSWKGIFILIGLAGLLWLVPWLILVKAPPINHPWITDEERDYILTGQKNEDFDGDGVNDQEYNPDTKELLGHKESWGVILASAFIDPIWWLFVFWIPIYLNEVYGMDVKSIGLYGWVPYAGAMLGAWFGGLLAQNRLKKGWTINKTRKMIITLGCLIMLPALLAMASPGGPTTAVIIMAVILFGFQTAIGNVQTLTSDLFSGKTVGTLSGLSGMAAKLTAAGLTYLVPWLTSGGNYTPAFVIGAGLAILTLVSVWVFIPKVKSITKI comes from the coding sequence ATGAAAGTAAAAGGATTACGTTGGTGGGTCGTCGCATTGATTGCTATAGCTACTATTATTAATTACATTGACCGAACATCATTAAGTGTCCTTTGGCCAGAAATAGCCAAGGATTTATATCCCGGGCATACAGCTGATGAAACGAAAGCAATTTATGCTCTTATTTCAATTATTTTCGTATTTTCTTATGCTTTCGGACAAGCAATATTTGGGAAAATATTTGATTGGGTAGGTACACGATTCGGGTTTGTTTTGTCTATTGGTGTGTGGTCTGTTGCTACAGCATTACACGCATTTGCTCAAGGAGTTTTAAGTTTTGGTATATTCCGTGCAATCTTAGGAGTTTCTGAAGCAGGAAATTGGCCAGGTGCTACAAAGGGAAATGCAGAATGGTTTCCTACCAAAGAACGTGCACTTGCACAAGGTATCTTTAACTCAGGAGCTGCGATAGGTGGAATTATTTCCATTCCGTTAATTGCTTTTTTAACAGTGTATTTTAGTTGGAAAGGTATATTTATTTTAATTGGTTTAGCAGGTTTACTATGGTTGGTGCCTTGGTTAATTTTAGTAAAAGCGCCACCAATAAATCACCCATGGATTACAGATGAAGAGCGTGATTATATCTTAACAGGTCAAAAGAATGAAGATTTTGATGGAGATGGAGTAAATGATCAAGAATACAATCCAGATACAAAAGAGTTATTAGGTCATAAAGAAAGTTGGGGTGTAATATTAGCATCAGCATTTATTGATCCTATCTGGTGGTTGTTTGTTTTTTGGATACCAATCTATTTAAATGAAGTGTATGGTATGGATGTAAAATCTATCGGACTTTATGGTTGGGTGCCTTATGCAGGAGCTATGTTAGGAGCTTGGTTTGGTGGTCTTTTGGCACAAAATAGACTTAAAAAAGGATGGACTATTAACAAGACCAGAAAAATGATAATTACATTAGGTTGTCTAATAATGTTACCAGCATTATTGGCTATGGCTAGTCCTGGAGGACCAACAACTGCAGTAATTATTATGGCTGTTATTTTATTCGGATTTCAAACAGCGATTGGAAATGTTCAAACTTTAACAAGTGATCTTTTTAGTGGAAAAACAGTAGGTACATTATCTGGACTTTCTGGTATGGCTGCTAAACTGACTGCTGCTGGTTTAACATATTTAGTGCCTTGGTTAACAAGTGGTGGTAATTATACACCTGCATTTGTTATTGGTGCTGGATTAGCTATCTTAACTTTAGTAAGTGTTTGGGTATTTATACCAAAAGTTAAGTCGATTACAAAAATTTAA
- a CDS encoding FadR/GntR family transcriptional regulator gives MKLEVLTKNENQKIQDLIIKGIKELINYKNLEPGDKLPSERMLSEKFVVSRSNVREAIQKLEFYGLLKSIPQSGTFVANIGVIAMNGMIDDILRLEKSGFKSLVETRILLELKTVRLAALRRTDDDLLKIEEALEAHKEKVLNGEDAVQEDLLFHLAIAKACRNSTMNTFMLIITPEIITNFKEHHVCDADLAHRGIADHQAIFEAIKAKDPQMAKLKMKEHFRELYTYCYNV, from the coding sequence ATGAAATTAGAGGTGCTTACAAAAAATGAAAATCAAAAAATCCAGGATTTAATAATTAAAGGAATTAAAGAACTTATTAATTATAAAAATTTAGAACCTGGAGATAAATTACCTTCTGAAAGGATGCTTTCAGAAAAATTTGTAGTGAGTAGAAGTAACGTAAGAGAAGCGATTCAGAAATTAGAATTTTATGGCCTTCTAAAATCCATTCCACAAAGTGGAACATTTGTAGCTAATATTGGTGTTATTGCTATGAATGGTATGATAGACGATATTTTAAGATTAGAAAAATCAGGTTTTAAATCTCTAGTAGAAACTAGAATACTATTAGAATTAAAAACTGTAAGATTAGCTGCATTAAGGAGAACGGATGATGATTTATTAAAAATAGAAGAAGCGTTAGAAGCACACAAAGAAAAGGTGCTTAATGGAGAAGACGCTGTACAAGAAGACTTGTTATTTCATTTAGCAATAGCAAAGGCTTGTCGTAACAGCACTATGAATACATTTATGTTGATTATTACTCCAGAAATTATTACAAACTTTAAGGAGCACCATGTTTGTGATGCAGACTTAGCGCATAGAGGAATAGCTGATCACCAGGCTATTTTTGAAGCTATTAAAGCTAAAGACCCTCAAATGGCAAAACTAAAAATGAAAGAGCATTTTAGAGAGCTCTATACATATTGTTATAATGTTTAA